AAAGTAACCAGGTTGTGTGCATGTGATGGTAAAAATTTATACGCATCATaaattttttcttattctttatattttttaatctatttttttatttattctctaAGGTTATGGCACCTAGTAAGCAATGGATGCAACTTTTTCTTAATAATCGGGTTGACAAATCCTACTTAGACGCAAAGTTCTTGAATTATGCTTTTTGGGGAACAGAAGAAGACTCTGAAATAAGATGTCCATGTTACAGATGTTGTAATACAACATTAGGAACTCGTGAGACGATAAAGTCACATTTGAAAGTATATGgaataattcaaaattataCTTTTTGGTATCACCATGGTGAACATTTAGGTGATCCAGTATCAGACTCTAAAGATGAACATGATGAAAAAGTAGAAGATTGTGAGAGAATTATATCCTATTAGTACACTGTAATCCCAAAACTTCATCATTCAAAACCTTTCTACTATCTCTCTGGGTGAAActatcattttcctcattgcTTTCAGGTACCTTCATTTGATTATCAACCTTTACCACTGTAGCTTCATCTATACTGCTTTCCTGCTGTATCTGGGATCCACCTCTTTCAAGTGGAGGTTTCCCCTTGTTAGCAATCTGCCACACCCTTTTTGGGCCCTGTAGTTCTTTTTGTGTTCTGCTTTCTTGTACGCACTGAAAAGTTATTCCCCTTTTTCATCTTCTAATCACTCAATTTCATAGAATACTAGAACGAAATACTGGATAGGAGATTGAAATTAGAACTGGAACTAAATACTAGACAAGGAATAGAAACTAGAACTGAATACTAGACATGGGATTCAACCATcttctttatctttcattttatagaagTTTCTCGCTTTACAAtaattctaatttttgttttcactATAATTTCTAAATTCTCAAGTGCCATCTTTTCTGGACACATGGAGCAAACCACTCAATCATTTGTTGCACCAACAACAACCATTACCAATTTACTTAACCTTCCAGCAGCATCAATATTAACATGATTTGCAACTCTTCATCTTTTGCTAGTTCTCAGTCCTTCATATGTCGTTTTTACTCTTTCATGTCTTTCTTCTAATCCTAATACAAGACAGAGAATTAAGCCATCTTAATAATGTCTAAGTGTGATCTTTAATCATTTTACTTATCAAAAATCTTCCATATCATACTCTCCTCTATTTTCAGCTTCTTTACTATAGAAATGGAGTTAACCATcatttatgttatgatcattaACTTAACTCATGTTTTGATTATTGTATGATAAATTTGAGAATGATGACATAAATGATCATCGTGATCATATAATTGGATGGATGAATGAGTTATGGAATAAATGGAAAGGGTACTTTGCATGCTACATATGTTAAGAATAAGCCAATTGTACAAGCTCCTAAGAATATTCCGAAGGGAGTAGATGAGAAGGAGTTGGAGTGGTTAGTTAAGGAACATTTTTGTTCTGAAAGTTTTCAGGTATGCCTAGTGATTTAATAGACATTTTTCTAAAGCATCCATTTTGCAGCTTGTCGTGATATTTAGCTATGAAACTTTTTTTGTGAACTTGATAACCTATTTTATATATGAGAATTTGCATTTCTATAGTTATACTattcttatttttcaaaatacagGAGAGAAGCAATAGGAATGCACAAAATCGAGCTAAGTTGAAGATGTTTCATCATATTGGTAGAAAGCCTATTAGAGAGATTATTTATCAGCAGGTATAATAAGAAAAACTATTTCTAGAGAAACATTTATGTAGTGTTATTTGACATGTTTCTCTTTGATTTAAAGGGTGGAAACGACGGCAACCCACCAAATTTGGCGACTATTTTCTTTGAGACTCGTAAGAAAAATAACAAGCTTATTGAACCTGAAGCAATTGAAAAACATGTGCGTTTGGTAAAGTAAATATGTAAATTACTTAAAATTATTATGTATTCTATTTGAAAATGTCCTCTTATATATTGTTTAGGCTTAATCGAAGAAATAGTAAATGCGAACCCCTCTCTACCTAGCATAGAGATTGTAGAAAAATGTTGAGGACCTCAAACTCATAGCCATGTATTTGGCTTTGGGGGTGGAGTAAAGGCAAAAGACATGAAAGGTGGCACTTCTTCAAAGGCTGAATTAGCGTCTGCGTTACGTTCTACTCAAGAGGAAAATAAATCTTTGAATGACGAAAACAAATCCTTGAATGCTCGCTTGTCTACTTTAAAAGATGAgatgaaagaaataataaaaatgcaAGAATTTTTTGCTGCTCAACAATCACATACCCAGCATACGACATCACCCGTTTCAACTGAATGACCACTGCTCTTTTTTTTGCTGACCAAGTAAGTAACAATGCACAACTTGATTTGTGCATAGTTTTTAAGCATTTACTTTAATAAAAAGAGGTTAGGAATGTATGAATAGCATTTTAAATTGTGCCTAACGAGTTACAATTTCCAAATGTGTTAGTTTCTTAGGAGAAATTATAAACTGTTTGTTAGTGTGTTAATTATAACATGTATACGATTAGTTTTAAGTTGTTGTTCATAAATATAGATAGCTGCTCGCTTGTTTTAACTACTTGTCGTTTAAAGTATGCAATTAGTTTTAAGTTACTAGTTTAACTGTTGTTTGTTTTCTCAGTAACTTCTTCAACTCTTTGGTCTGAACCAAACCAAATTGAACACTCTATAAACACACCAGTATAGTTGTTACAGAGggagaaa
This DNA window, taken from Solanum dulcamara chromosome 3, daSolDulc1.2, whole genome shotgun sequence, encodes the following:
- the LOC129882491 gene encoding uncharacterized protein LOC129882491; the encoded protein is MSYGINGKGTLHATYVKNKPIVQAPKNIPKGVDEKELEWLVKEHFCSESFQERSNRNAQNRAKLKMFHHIGRKPIREIIYQQGGNDGNPPNLATIFFETRKKNNKLIEPEAIEKHLVDVSG